A genomic segment from Glycine max cultivar Williams 82 chromosome 1, Glycine_max_v4.0, whole genome shotgun sequence encodes:
- the LOC113002299 gene encoding uncharacterized protein, giving the protein MRRSSAGELVPLDLEIETTFRRNNTERKINLLHDRTVASILEEAHFSESSSSNSPTSKESQTAEFETEVMAEEQPLRLIQNNLFHGMPNEDPYAHLATYIEICNIVRLAGVSEDAVVGCVICGGAHDSSCCIPTEDTTHEVNYMGNQPRPNFNSGGYFGFQHGQQYNQQQGQWRTHPSNQFNKDQGGPSNRPQQQGPSLYDRTTMLEETLAQFMQVSMSNQKSTKSTIKNLEVQVGQLAKQLADQPSSSFGANTKKNPKEECKAVMTRSKMVSKNEGEKRIGEEKQQLVTELAIDLVVEPLSETEEEVEVDDDQQKEIPIIEEEAQLVEILKKHTIAIGWHISNLKGISPSYCMHKINMEADYKPVRQPQTRLNPVMKEEVVPKKGGMTVVRNEKNDLIPTRTIIGWRMCIDYRKLNDATRKNHYPLPFMDQMLERLAGQSFYCFLDGYFGYNQTDVDPKDQEKTAFTCLFGVFAYRRMPFSLCNAPATFQRCIMAIFANMMEKSIEVFMDDFSVFGSSFECCLSNLERVLKRCEETNLVLNWEKCHLMVKEGIVLGHKISTKGIEVDKEKIDVIEKLPLPVNVKGIRSFLGHAGFYRQFIKDFSKIAKPLNNLLNKDTAFIFDEECLQAFNILKTRLVSTHVITAPDWG; this is encoded by the exons ATGCGTAGATCTTCAGCAGGTGAATTGGTTCCATtggatttagaaattgaaacaACCTTCAGAAGAAACAAcacagagagaaaaataaatcttttgCACGACAGAACAGTAGCATCAATCCTTGAAGAGGCTCACTTTTCTGAGTCATCATCTTCTAATTCACCTACATCCAAGGAATCTCAAACAGCAGAATTTGAAACCGAAGTCATGGCTGAAGAGCAACCTCTACGA TTGATTCAGaacaatttgtttcatggtatgccaaatgaagacccatatgcaCATCTAGCCACTTATATTGAGATTTGCAACATTGTCAGATTGGCTGGCGTGTCTGAGGATGCT gttgtaGGTTGTGTTATATGTGGTGGAGCACATGATTCTAGCTGCTGCATTCCCACAGAAGATACAACACATGAAGTGAACTATATGGGAAACCAGCCAAGACCAAACTTTAATTCAGGTGGGTATTTTGGATTTCAACATGGCCAGCAATATAATCAGCAACAGGGACAGTGGAGAACTCACCCTAGTAAtcagttcaataaagaccaagGTGGGCCATCTAACAGACCACAgcaacaagggcctagtcttTATGATAGAACGACAATGCTGGAAGAGACTCTTGCTCAGTTCATGCAAGTATCCATGTCCAATCAAAAGAGCACAAAGTCAACCATCAAGAATCTAgaagtccaggtgggacaaTTGGCAAAACAACTGGCAGACCAACCGTCAAGCAGCTTTGGAGCTAACACAAAGAAGAATCCTAAGGAGGAGTGCAAGGCTGTTATGACTAGAAGCAAAATGGTGAGCAAGAATGAAGGTGAGAAGAGGATAGGTGAAGAAAAACAACAGCTGGTGACTGAACTAGCAATTGACCTAGTGGTGGAACCTTTGAGTGAGACTGAGGAAGAAGTGGAAGTAGATGATGATCAGCAGAAGGAGATACCAATAAtt GAAGAGGAAGCTCAGCTGGTGGAAATTTTGAAGAAGCATACAATAGCTATTGGGTGGCATATCTCAAATTTGAAAGGAATCAGCCCTTCTTATTGTATGCACAAGATCAACATGGAAGCTGATTATAAACCTGTCAGACAGCCACAAACAAGACTAAATCCAGTCATGAAGGAAGAG GTAGTTCCAAAGAAAGGTGGCATGACAGTTGTtagaaatgaaaagaatgatTTGATTCCAACAAGAACTATCATTGGATGGAGAATGTGTATAGATTATCGAAAGCTGAATGATGCCACCAGAAAGAACCACTACCCACTTCCCTTCATGGACCAAATGCTTGAACGGCTGGCAGGACAATCATTTTACTGTTTTCTAGATGGATACTTTGGATATAATCAAACTGATGTGGACCCTAAGGATCAGGAGAAGACTGCCTTTACTTGTCTCTTTGGTGTATTTGCTTACAGGCGAATGCCTTTCAGCCTTTGCAATGCTCCTGCAACTTTTCAGAGATGTATAATGGCAATCTTCGCAAATATGATGGAGAAGAGTATTGAAGTGTTTATGGATGACTTTTCTGTTTTTGGATCCTCATTTGAATGTTGTTTATCCAATTTGGAGAGAGTATTAAAAAGGTGTGAAGAAACCAATTTAGTTCTAAACTGGGAGAAATGTCATTTAATGGTGAAAGAAGGCATTGTGCTAGGACACAAAATTTCTACCAAGGGGATAGAAGTAGATAAAGAAAAGATTGATGTGATAGAAAAATTACCCCTTCCAGTAAATGTCAAAGGGATAAGGAGCTTTCTAGGGCATGCTGGATTCTATCGGCAATTCATTAAAGATTTCTCAAAGATTGCCAAACCACTCAACAATCTGCTTAACAAGGATACTGCATTTATATTTGATGAAGAATGCTTGCAAGCATTTAACATTCTCAAAACAAGACTAGTATCAACTCATGTGATTACAGCACCAGACTGGGGTTAA